In one window of Thermotoga sp. Mc24 DNA:
- the hisS gene encoding histidine--tRNA ligase, whose translation MKYRRIKGTNDIFGEEIWYWRYVEETFRNVCESAGIEEIRTPIFEQTELFVRSVGEESDIVQKEMYTFQDKAGRSITLRPEGTAPVVRAFLENSLIDRGFQQRYYYIGPMFRYEKPQSGRLRQFHQVGFEIIGPESPKADFEVIMLVDTFLRRLGLTKYKIHLNSIGCPVCRKNYREALKEYYGQVLDNLCDDCKRRYETNILRLLDCKVDHEYSLNAPKSVDYLCDSCRAHYKKLKEYLNTFEIEYVEDHTLVRGLDYYTRTVFEVRHEGLGAQSAIAGGGRYDGLFAELGGSSVPALGFAGGIERIILALKAEGIEIPMKNVHLVYIATLGEKAFMDGVQLAGELRKKGLSVDVDIMDRKLSGQLKHASRMGSRYAVIIGDEELEKGIVILRDLETGDQVEIDRDFAADYIAERVSKD comes from the coding sequence TTGAAATACAGAAGGATAAAGGGAACAAACGATATCTTCGGTGAAGAGATATGGTACTGGAGGTACGTCGAGGAAACCTTCAGAAATGTGTGCGAAAGCGCGGGAATAGAGGAGATCAGAACTCCCATATTCGAACAGACGGAACTTTTCGTTAGAAGTGTGGGAGAAGAATCGGACATTGTTCAGAAAGAGATGTACACCTTCCAGGACAAAGCGGGAAGGAGCATCACTCTGAGACCAGAAGGTACCGCGCCCGTCGTCAGGGCTTTTCTGGAGAATTCTCTGATAGACAGGGGGTTTCAGCAGAGATACTACTACATAGGTCCCATGTTCCGATACGAAAAACCACAATCGGGGAGATTGAGACAGTTTCACCAGGTGGGTTTCGAGATCATCGGCCCCGAATCTCCAAAAGCGGATTTCGAGGTGATCATGCTGGTTGATACCTTCTTGAGAAGGCTCGGACTCACGAAATACAAGATTCACCTGAATTCCATAGGCTGTCCGGTGTGCAGGAAAAACTATCGCGAAGCCCTCAAAGAGTATTACGGTCAAGTTCTGGACAATCTCTGTGACGACTGCAAAAGACGTTACGAGACGAACATTTTGAGACTGCTCGATTGCAAGGTGGACCACGAATACTCTCTGAATGCACCAAAAAGCGTCGACTATCTCTGTGATTCCTGCAGGGCACACTACAAGAAGTTGAAAGAGTACCTCAACACTTTCGAGATCGAATACGTGGAAGATCACACCCTGGTCCGCGGGCTCGACTACTACACCAGAACGGTTTTTGAGGTGAGGCACGAAGGTCTTGGAGCCCAGAGCGCCATCGCGGGTGGTGGAAGGTACGATGGCCTTTTTGCGGAACTTGGGGGCTCTTCCGTACCCGCCCTTGGTTTTGCAGGTGGTATAGAGAGAATTATACTCGCTTTAAAAGCAGAGGGAATAGAAATCCCGATGAAAAATGTTCATCTTGTTTACATCGCAACTCTTGGTGAAAAAGCCTTTATGGATGGTGTCCAGCTTGCGGGTGAATTGAGAAAGAAGGGCCTGAGTGTGGATGTGGACATCATGGATAGAAAGCTCTCCGGTCAGCTTAAGCACGCCAGCAGAATGGGATCGAGGTATGCGGTCATTATTGGTGATGAAGAACTGGAAAAAGGAATCGTCATTCTCCGCGACCTCGAGACGGGAGACCAGGTTGAAATCGATCGGGACTTCGCCGCTGACTACATCGCTGAAAGGGTTTCAAAAGATTGA